The following is a genomic window from Actinomycetota bacterium.
GCGCGGCCGGGGCGAGCAAGGGTGGCCAGTTCAACGACGAGCCGCCGTTCTAGGAGCGGCGACAACCCCGAAAGGCAGCACCTGCATGCCCAAGAGCACCTTCCAGCGCAAGCCCAAGCGCAAGTTCTGCCAGTTCTGCGCCGAGAAGCAGGACTACATCGACTACAAGGACGTCAACCTGCTGCGCAAGTTCATGAGCGACCGGGGCAAGATCCGCGCCCGCCGGGTCACCGGCAACTGCGCCCAGCACCAGCGCGACGTCGCCGCCGCCGTCAAGAACGCCCGGGAGATGGCCCTGCTCCCGTACTCGGTCCGGTAGCAAGGAGCCGTGACATGAAGGTCATCCTGAACCAGGAGGTTCGCGGGGTCGGGGCGCCCGGCGACATCGTCGACGTCTCGGCCGGGTACGGCCGCAACTACCTGCTGCCCCGCAACCTGGCCCGCCTGGCCACCCCGGGCGCGATCCGCCAGGCCGAGGGGATCCGCGCCCGGCGGATCGAGCGCGAGATCGCCGACCTCGAGCAGGCCCGCTCCATCGCCGGTCACCTCGAGGCGCTCAAGGTGACGATCCCGGCCAAGGCCGGCAAGGAGGGGCGCCTGTTCGGGTCGATCACGACCCCGCAGGTCGCCGAGGCGGTCGAGCGCACCGGCGGCACCGCCATCGACCGCCGCCGCATCCACCTGGACGCCCCCATCAAGTCCCTCGGTACCCACCGCCTCACCATCCGGCTCCACCCCGAGGTCGAGGCGACCGTGAACGTGGAGGTCGTGCCCGGCTAGGAGGGGGAGCAGCGAGCAAGGAGAACGGCAATGGCCATCCGCCCCGTCCCCGAGGGCGGCTCGCGGGCCAGCGCTTCCCCAGCCTACGAGCGCGTCCCACCCCACAACGTCGAGGCCGAGGAGTCGGTCCTCGGCTCGATGCTGCTCTCCAAGGACGCCATCGCCGAGGTCCTCGAGCTGCTGCGCGAGGACGACTTCTACCGCCCGGCCCACCGCACGGTGTTCCGCTCCATCCTGGAGCTGTACGGCCACGGCGACGCCGTCGACGCCATCACCGTCCAGGAGGAGCTGCGCCGCAACGGCGCCCTGGCCGACATCGGCGGCGCCCCGTTCCTCCACACCCTGGTGGCCAGCGTCCCCACCGCCGCCAACGCCACCTACTACGCCCGCATCGTCAAGGAGGCCGGCGTCCTCCGCCGCCTCATCGACGTCGGCACCCAGATCGTCCAGCTGGGCTTCGAGACCCCTCAGGACACCGAGCGCGCCGTCGACATCGCCGAGTCCCTCGTCTACCAGGTCGCCCAGGGCCGGGTCACCGAGGACTACCACTCCCTCCGCGACGTCCTCACCGGCACCCTCGAAGCCATCGAGCGCCTCCACGAAGACCACCGCGAGATCACCGGCGTCCCCACCGGCTTCCCCGACCTCGACCGCCTCACCTCCGGCCTCCAGCCCGCCAACCTGGTGATCGTCGCGGCAAGACCGGCTGTGGGGAAGTGCGTGGCGCAGGACACGCTGGTCACCGAGGCCACCACCGGGGCCCGCATGACCATCGGCGAGTTCGTCCGCCGCGGCAGAGCCGGCGAGGACCTCCGCCTGCACACTCTGGGTGGCGACTGGCGGCTCCATACCGTGCGGCCGAGTGCGTTCCTCGACAACGGGGTCAAGCCGGTGCTACGGCTCACCACCCGGTCCGGACGGACGATCCGCGCGACCGGCAACCACCCGTTCCGCACCCTGGAGGGCTGGGTCCCGCTCGCCGAGCTCCATCGCGGGGCGCGGATCGCGGTCCCGCGCCGGCTGGAGTGCGCCCCGACGGCGTCGGAGCTGCCGGACGAGCTCGTCGCCCTCACGGCCTACCTGATCGGCGACGGATCACTGACCGGGGGCACGCCGCGGCTCACGGCCTGCGATCCGGCCGTCCGTGCAGACGCGTCGGCCTGGGCCGGGCGCGCTGGGGTGCACGCCGTCGAGGTGGCGTTCCGTCGCCGCCGGCTCGACGACTGGGCCGACGAGGCATGCCACCAGCGTCCCGGCGGGGACTTCCATCGCCACAGCACCGCCCTGAGCTTCGCCACGGTCCGTGGCCGGCCGAACCCGCTGACCCAGCACCTGGCCGCCATGGGCCTCATGGGGGTCGGCAGCGCCGGCAAGCACATCCCGGCGGCGTACTTCCGGCTGCCGGACCGTCAGGTCCGCCTGTTCCTGTCGCGGCTGTACGCCACCGACGGCTGGGCCGGCATCGCCCGCTACCGGCGGCGCAGCCCTTCGCGGCGGGCGTCGGTCAAGGCGGAGATCGGCTACTGCAGCATCAGCCAGGAGCTGGCCCGTGGCGTCCAGCACCTGCTGCTCCGGCTGGGGCTGTGCGCGTTCCTCCGGCGCAGGAAGGTGACCTACCAGGGCGAGGTCCGCTGGGCCTGGCACGTCGTGATGCGCCACGCCCACCAGGTCGAGCGCTTCTGCCGCGAGATCGGCATCTTCTCCAAGGAGCGCCAGGTCCAGGCCGTACTCGACGCCATCGGTGTCCGGGCCGGGATCGCCAACACCGACACCGTCCCACGGGCGGCCTGGAGGCTCGTCCTGGAGGAGAAGGGCGTACTCCCGTGGGCCGAGGTCAGCGCGCGCTGCGGCCTCCCCCGGAACCACGACTGGCATGTCGGCAAGGAGGACATCG
Proteins encoded in this region:
- the rpsR gene encoding 30S ribosomal protein S18, yielding MPKSTFQRKPKRKFCQFCAEKQDYIDYKDVNLLRKFMSDRGKIRARRVTGNCAQHQRDVAAAVKNAREMALLPYSVR
- the rplI gene encoding 50S ribosomal protein L9, with protein sequence MKVILNQEVRGVGAPGDIVDVSAGYGRNYLLPRNLARLATPGAIRQAEGIRARRIEREIADLEQARSIAGHLEALKVTIPAKAGKEGRLFGSITTPQVAEAVERTGGTAIDRRRIHLDAPIKSLGTHRLTIRLHPEVEATVNVEVVPG
- the dnaB gene encoding replicative DNA helicase, whose amino-acid sequence is MAIRPVPEGGSRASASPAYERVPPHNVEAEESVLGSMLLSKDAIAEVLELLREDDFYRPAHRTVFRSILELYGHGDAVDAITVQEELRRNGALADIGGAPFLHTLVASVPTAANATYYARIVKEAGVLRRLIDVGTQIVQLGFETPQDTERAVDIAESLVYQVAQGRVTEDYHSLRDVLTGTLEAIERLHEDHREITGVPTGFPDLDRLTSGLQPANLVIVAARPAVGKCVAQDTLVTEATTGARMTIGEFVRRGRAGEDLRLHTLGGDWRLHTVRPSAFLDNGVKPVLRLTTRSGRTIRATGNHPFRTLEGWVPLAELHRGARIAVPRRLECAPTASELPDELVALTAYLIGDGSLTGGTPRLTACDPAVRADASAWAGRAGVHAVEVAFRRRRLDDWADEACHQRPGGDFHRHSTALSFATVRGRPNPLTQHLAAMGLMGVGSAGKHIPAAYFRLPDRQVRLFLSRLYATDGWAGIARYRRRSPSRRASVKAEIGYCSISQELARGVQHLLLRLGLCAFLRRRKVTYQGEVRWAWHVVMRHAHQVERFCREIGIFSKERQVQAVLDAIGVRAGIANTDTVPRAAWRLVLEEKGVLPWAEVSARCGLPRNHDWHVGKEDIGRERLLRLAKALDSERLRQLADSEVLWDEVLRVEPDGVDQVYDLTIDGSHNFVANDIVVHNSTMGLDIARHAAVRAGVPTVVFSLEMSKTELVQRLMCAECTVDMQRLRTGRMEESDWTRLTRSLGKLADAPLFIDDSPGTTMMEIRAKCRRLKQRHGLGLVVVDYLQLMQPSRRFENRQQEVSEISRSLKLLAKELGVPVIAISQLSRQPEARSDRRPMLSDLRESGALEQDSDVVLFIYRDELYDPESARKGEADFILAKHRNGPTDTVTVTFQGQYSRFAPMAARSL